A part of Caldicellulosiruptor owensensis OL genomic DNA contains:
- a CDS encoding ABC transporter substrate-binding protein — protein MKKLKFQKILGIMVVLVFVFLLMSYAQSSSSKTIRIGVNLELSGSVAQFGQRNLEGLKMAIDEINSKGGILGKKIELVVFDNKSDKTEALNVATKLVTKENVLAMLGPVTSGATKSASVAASRYKVPLISSTATDDLVTVDERTGKTKQYVFRICFNDSFQGSVMANFAIKTLKVKTAAIIYDASSDYSKGLYKNFKEVFTKYGGKLVAEEAFSKGEQDFNGILTKIRDKKPQAIFAPVYYDEAGLIIKQARELGMWIPILGSDGFDDPKVVEKAGSKYATNIFFSTHYSSQDTDKRVQDFRKRYQQKYKIEPNALSALGYDLGYFIADAIKRANSTTDREKLRRALENTKNFVGVTGVISIDAKHNAKKSAVIIEIKNGVQKFKQKLNP, from the coding sequence ATGAAAAAACTAAAATTTCAAAAGATTCTGGGTATAATGGTAGTTTTGGTATTTGTCTTTTTACTTATGTCGTATGCTCAATCATCCAGCTCAAAAACCATACGAATTGGCGTAAATCTTGAGTTGTCAGGTTCTGTTGCGCAGTTTGGACAGAGGAATTTGGAAGGACTTAAAATGGCAATTGATGAAATCAACAGCAAAGGTGGAATATTAGGCAAAAAGATAGAGCTTGTAGTTTTTGACAACAAGTCTGATAAGACAGAGGCACTGAATGTTGCAACTAAACTTGTAACCAAAGAAAATGTTTTAGCAATGTTGGGACCGGTCACTTCAGGAGCAACAAAATCAGCTTCTGTTGCAGCTTCTCGATATAAAGTTCCTTTGATTTCGTCAACAGCTACAGATGACCTTGTGACGGTTGATGAACGAACAGGAAAAACAAAACAGTATGTTTTTAGGATTTGTTTTAATGATTCATTTCAGGGAAGCGTGATGGCGAACTTTGCCATTAAAACACTTAAAGTTAAAACAGCTGCTATAATATATGATGCATCCTCGGATTACAGCAAGGGGCTTTATAAAAATTTCAAAGAAGTATTTACAAAGTATGGCGGAAAGCTTGTGGCTGAGGAGGCGTTTTCTAAGGGCGAACAAGACTTCAACGGAATCTTGACAAAGATAAGAGACAAAAAACCACAGGCTATATTTGCTCCTGTATATTATGATGAGGCAGGGCTTATCATAAAACAGGCAAGAGAGCTTGGAATGTGGATACCTATTTTGGGTTCTGACGGGTTTGATGATCCAAAGGTTGTTGAGAAAGCAGGAAGCAAATATGCAACGAATATCTTTTTCTCTACACATTATTCCTCCCAGGACACAGATAAGAGAGTACAGGATTTTAGAAAAAGATACCAGCAAAAGTATAAGATTGAGCCAAACGCACTTTCAGCACTGGGTTATGATTTGGGTTATTTCATAGCAGATGCAATAAAAAGAGCAAACTCTACAACAGACAGAGAAAAACTTCGCAGGGCACTTGAAAACACCAAGAACTTTGTGGGAGTCACTGGAGTTATCTCAATAGATGCAAAACATAATGCAAAGAAGTCTGCGGTTATAATCGAGATTAAAAATGGTGTTCAGAAATTCAAACAAAAACTAAATCCCTAA
- a CDS encoding isocitrate/isopropylmalate dehydrogenase family protein gives MSYTITLIPGDGIGPEVTEAARRVLDASGVKIEWEVVEAGEKVMQEYGTPLPDHVLESVKRNKVALKGPITTPVGTGFRSVNVALRQALNLYANVRPVKSYEGVPSRYTNVDLIIVRENTEDLYAGIEYMAGDDAAVGVKIITRKASERIVRYAFELARREKRRKVTAVHKANIQKLTDGLFLECARKVAQDYPDIEFEDMIVDAMSMKLVQSPENYDVLVMPNMYGDILSDLAAGLVGGLGIAPGANIGEDGAVFEPIHGSAPKRAGQNLANPTATILSGVMMLRYLGELEAADRVEKAVAKVIKEGKEVTYDLGGSTGTKEFADAVIREMEKI, from the coding sequence ATGAGCTATACAATTACTCTTATACCTGGCGATGGTATTGGACCAGAGGTTACAGAGGCAGCAAGAAGAGTTTTGGATGCGTCGGGTGTAAAAATAGAATGGGAAGTTGTGGAAGCTGGCGAAAAGGTTATGCAAGAGTATGGGACGCCACTTCCTGACCATGTTTTGGAAAGTGTCAAGAGAAATAAAGTTGCACTCAAAGGTCCTATTACAACACCGGTCGGGACAGGGTTTAGAAGTGTGAATGTTGCGCTCAGACAGGCTCTTAACCTCTATGCAAATGTAAGACCTGTCAAGTCTTACGAAGGTGTTCCTTCAAGATACACAAATGTAGATTTGATAATTGTTCGAGAAAACACAGAAGACCTTTATGCGGGTATTGAATATATGGCTGGAGATGATGCAGCAGTTGGTGTTAAAATAATAACAAGGAAAGCAAGCGAGAGGATTGTCAGGTATGCATTTGAGCTTGCAAGAAGAGAAAAGAGAAGAAAGGTTACAGCTGTTCACAAAGCAAACATCCAAAAGCTTACAGATGGACTGTTTTTAGAATGTGCAAGAAAAGTAGCGCAGGATTATCCAGATATAGAGTTTGAAGATATGATTGTTGATGCAATGAGCATGAAACTTGTCCAAAGCCCGGAAAATTATGATGTTTTAGTTATGCCAAACATGTATGGCGATATTCTTTCTGATTTAGCGGCAGGTTTAGTAGGCGGTTTAGGAATAGCCCCGGGTGCTAATATTGGCGAGGATGGAGCAGTATTTGAGCCAATCCATGGCTCTGCACCAAAAAGAGCAGGACAGAACTTAGCAAACCCAACCGCAACCATACTTTCTGGTGTCATGATGCTGAGGTACTTGGGCGAACTTGAAGCAGCTGACAGAGTTGAAAAGGCGGTGGCTAAAGTTATAAAAGAAGGCAAAGAGGTTACATACGACCTTGGAGGCTCAACAGGTACAAAAGAGTTTGCAGATGCGGTTATACGAGAAATGGAAAAAATATAA
- a CDS encoding aconitate hydratase, which produces MGLTIAQKIIKQHLVKGEMIPGKEIAIRIDQTLTQDSTGTMAYLQFEAMGIDRVKTKRSVAYIDHNTLQTGPENADDHLYIQTVAKKYGIYFSKPGNGICHQVHLERFAVPGQTLLGSDSHTPTAGGIGMLAIGAGGLDVAVAMGGGEYYLIMPKIVKVNLKGKLQPWVSAKDIILELLRRLTVKGGVGKIFEYTGEGVKTLSIPERATITNMGAELGATTSIFPSDEVTYEFLKAQGREADFVEILPDPDAQYDEEIEIDLSSLVPLAACPHSPDNVVPVSELKGIKVDQVAIGSCTNSSYKDLMKVAKILEGKTIAEHVSLVISPGSKQVLNMLAQNGALSSLVAAGARILECACGPCIGMGQAPRTNGISLRTFNRNFEGRSGTPSAKVYLVSPETAAASAITGYITDPRTLGDEPKVEMPKSFLINDNLIVPPAENPDEVEVIRGPNIKPFPQGKPLSEVVVGKVLVKLGDNITTDHIMPSNAKLLPYRSNIPYLSDYCLTPCDPDFPKKARENGGGFIVGGVNYGQGSSREHAALVPLYLGIKGVLAKSFARIHMANLINNGIIPMVFENPNDYDTIEEMDELKIENAREQIEESDVLIIENVTKGLKYRMVLNLTERQRQMILHGGLLNLTKAKGMKI; this is translated from the coding sequence ATGGGTTTGACAATTGCGCAAAAGATTATAAAGCAGCACTTAGTTAAAGGTGAAATGATACCCGGAAAAGAGATTGCTATCAGAATTGATCAGACACTTACTCAAGACTCAACAGGTACAATGGCATATCTTCAGTTTGAAGCAATGGGTATTGACAGGGTAAAGACTAAAAGGTCTGTTGCATACATTGACCATAACACTCTTCAGACAGGGCCGGAGAATGCAGATGATCATCTATACATACAGACAGTTGCCAAAAAATATGGAATATATTTTTCCAAACCGGGAAATGGAATCTGCCACCAGGTTCACCTTGAGAGATTTGCAGTGCCTGGTCAGACACTTTTAGGTTCAGACAGCCACACACCAACAGCTGGTGGGATAGGCATGCTTGCAATTGGTGCAGGTGGTTTGGATGTTGCAGTTGCTATGGGTGGTGGTGAATATTACTTGATTATGCCAAAGATTGTAAAAGTAAACCTCAAAGGTAAACTTCAGCCTTGGGTTTCTGCAAAGGATATTATTTTGGAGCTTTTGAGAAGGCTTACAGTCAAGGGTGGCGTGGGCAAGATTTTTGAGTACACAGGTGAGGGCGTGAAGACTTTATCTATCCCAGAAAGAGCCACAATTACAAATATGGGAGCAGAACTTGGAGCGACAACTTCTATATTTCCATCAGATGAGGTGACATACGAATTTTTGAAGGCACAGGGAAGAGAGGCTGACTTTGTTGAGATTTTGCCAGACCCCGATGCACAGTATGATGAGGAGATTGAGATAGATTTATCGAGCTTGGTGCCGCTTGCAGCATGCCCGCACAGCCCTGACAATGTTGTGCCTGTAAGCGAGCTAAAAGGTATAAAGGTTGACCAGGTTGCAATTGGGAGCTGTACAAACTCATCTTACAAGGACCTAATGAAGGTTGCAAAGATTTTGGAAGGAAAAACCATTGCAGAGCATGTATCACTTGTTATATCTCCAGGGTCAAAACAGGTTCTGAACATGCTTGCTCAAAACGGTGCGCTATCCTCACTTGTTGCAGCTGGTGCAAGGATTTTAGAGTGTGCTTGTGGTCCTTGTATAGGAATGGGTCAAGCACCAAGAACAAATGGTATTTCGCTCAGAACATTTAACAGAAACTTTGAAGGCAGAAGCGGTACACCTTCTGCCAAAGTATACCTTGTCTCACCTGAAACTGCAGCAGCATCAGCAATCACAGGGTATATCACAGACCCAAGAACTCTTGGTGATGAGCCAAAAGTAGAGATGCCAAAGAGCTTTTTGATAAACGACAATCTAATAGTACCACCTGCTGAGAATCCCGACGAGGTTGAGGTTATAAGAGGACCGAATATAAAGCCATTCCCGCAGGGAAAGCCTTTATCAGAGGTTGTGGTTGGGAAGGTCTTGGTAAAACTTGGAGACAATATCACGACAGACCACATTATGCCATCCAATGCAAAGCTTTTACCATATAGATCAAACATACCATATTTGTCTGACTACTGCTTGACACCATGCGACCCTGATTTTCCTAAAAAAGCACGTGAGAACGGTGGTGGATTTATTGTAGGTGGAGTCAACTATGGACAGGGATCATCTCGAGAACATGCGGCACTTGTACCACTTTATTTAGGCATCAAAGGAGTTTTAGCCAAAAGCTTTGCACGAATTCACATGGCAAATTTAATTAACAATGGAATTATTCCGATGGTGTTTGAGAATCCGAACGATTATGATACAATTGAAGAGATGGATGAGCTAAAAATTGAAAATGCAAGAGAACAGATAGAGGAAAGTGATGTGCTAATAATAGAAAATGTCACAAAGGGTTTAAAATATAGAATGGTTTTGAATCTCACGGAAAGACAGCGTCAAATGATTTTACATGGAGGTCTTTTGAACCTGACAAAAGCAAAAGGGATGAAAATATAG